A single genomic interval of Desulfomicrobium macestii harbors:
- the recA gene encoding recombinase RecA — protein sequence MARPKNVSPEDARREALETALATIERRYGLGSVMRLSDTSHQVVPVIPTGSIGLDLALGVGGIPRGRVTEIFGPESSGKTTQALHIIAEAQKRGGVAAFIDAEHALDINYARRLGVKTEDLLISQPDYGEQALEIADMLVRSSAVDVVVVDSVAALIPQAELEGSMGETQVGGQARLMSHAMRKLTGTIHKSRTSIIFINQLRMKIGMTGYGSPETTTGGNALKFYASVRLDLRRIQTLKDKEESYGNRVRVKVVKNKMAPPFREAEYDVLFGTGISRVGELLDLGVEQGIVDKSGAWYAFGSERLGQGKENVRAFLQDNDDLRMQIERALLEHLGMPVPEQEAPVELAPVE from the coding sequence ATGGCCCGACCAAAAAACGTTTCTCCCGAAGATGCCCGCCGCGAAGCGCTGGAAACCGCGCTGGCAACAATCGAGCGCCGCTACGGCCTGGGCTCGGTCATGCGTCTTTCCGATACATCCCATCAGGTGGTCCCGGTCATTCCCACGGGCTCCATCGGTCTTGATCTGGCGCTGGGCGTGGGCGGCATTCCGCGCGGCAGGGTTACCGAAATTTTCGGGCCTGAATCCTCCGGTAAAACCACCCAGGCCCTGCACATCATCGCCGAAGCCCAGAAGCGCGGCGGCGTGGCGGCCTTCATCGACGCCGAGCACGCCCTGGATATCAATTACGCCCGCAGGCTCGGGGTCAAGACCGAGGATCTGCTCATTTCACAGCCCGACTACGGCGAGCAGGCCCTGGAGATCGCGGACATGCTGGTCCGCTCCAGCGCCGTGGACGTGGTCGTGGTCGACTCCGTGGCCGCCCTCATCCCCCAGGCCGAACTGGAAGGGAGCATGGGCGAGACCCAGGTCGGCGGGCAGGCCCGGCTCATGTCTCATGCCATGCGCAAGCTGACCGGCACGATCCACAAGTCGCGCACATCCATCATCTTCATCAATCAGCTGCGCATGAAGATCGGCATGACCGGTTACGGCAGCCCCGAGACCACCACAGGCGGCAACGCGCTGAAGTTCTACGCTTCCGTGCGTCTGGACCTGCGCCGCATCCAGACCCTCAAGGACAAGGAAGAGTCCTACGGCAACCGGGTGCGGGTCAAGGTCGTCAAGAACAAGATGGCTCCGCCCTTCCGCGAAGCCGAGTACGACGTGCTTTTCGGCACCGGCATCTCGCGTGTCGGAGAACTGCTCGACCTTGGCGTCGAGCAGGGCATCGTCGACAAGAGCGGCGCCTGGTACGCCTTTGGTTCGGAACGGCTGGGCCAGGGCAAGGAGAATGTCCGCGCCTTTTTGCAGGACAACGACGATTTGCGCATGCAGATCGAACGCGCCCTGCTCGAACACCTGGGCATGCCCGTTCCGGAGCAGGAAGCGCCGGTTGAGCTTGCGCCCGTCGAATAG